The Xanthocytophaga agilis genome has a window encoding:
- a CDS encoding SH3 domain-containing protein, which produces MKKVSIASVLLILCSTSLWAQLARIKDKDGYVNVRSKPDASSSILEKALESDVFYCHDRKGDWYPVNMERKEKRITGYIHASRVTFIETLDPLPVKEEKTNTIVLQKDSIRVELSTKPFVKSAHTIQYHPTYKESVISIDHKPVWGEDGDLPTVAYRQIQIRMGTKQIELPDKALANLFEPTLFNTKVNYDKQLDQLYISSFNSDGAGGYTVVWIIKEGKYSHRTILTID; this is translated from the coding sequence ATGAAGAAAGTATCTATAGCCTCTGTGTTACTCATTCTGTGTTCTACCAGCCTTTGGGCACAACTGGCTAGAATAAAAGATAAGGATGGATATGTCAATGTTCGTAGTAAGCCTGATGCAAGCAGTTCTATACTGGAAAAAGCCCTTGAGTCAGATGTATTTTATTGTCATGATCGGAAAGGAGACTGGTATCCTGTAAATATGGAAAGAAAAGAGAAGAGAATTACTGGCTATATACATGCTTCAAGAGTAACCTTTATTGAAACCTTAGATCCGCTTCCTGTAAAGGAAGAGAAAACCAATACGATTGTTCTTCAAAAAGATAGCATCCGGGTTGAGTTGAGCACAAAGCCATTTGTGAAAAGTGCCCATACCATTCAATATCATCCTACTTACAAAGAGAGTGTGATTAGTATTGATCATAAACCCGTATGGGGGGAAGATGGAGATCTGCCTACAGTAGCCTATCGTCAGATTCAAATCAGGATGGGTACTAAGCAAATAGAACTACCCGATAAAGCGCTTGCCAATTTGTTTGAGCCTACTTTGTTTAATACGAAAGTGAATTATGATAAGCAGTTGGATCAGCTCTATATCAGTAGTTTCAATAGTGACGGAGCAGGAGGATATACAGTTGTATGGATCATTAAAGAAGGAAAGTATAGTCATAGAACCATCCTAACCATCGATTGA
- a CDS encoding transposase, translating to MTTNEYIRGVKEGNWPSFPGKLWQRNYYEHIIRNARSHQQIAEYITTNPLQWE from the coding sequence ATGACCACCAACGAATATATCCGGGGTGTGAAAGAAGGAAATTGGCCTTCATTTCCGGGCAAATTATGGCAACGTAATTATTATGAACACATCATACGCAATGCCCGTTCCCACCAGCAGATTGCCGAATACATTACCACAAACCCTTTACAATGGGAATAG
- a CDS encoding MSMEG_1061 family FMN-dependent PPOX-type flavoprotein, translating into MEWTFDNIITTEKELRDIMGYPNEIVTRKTIQYIDEHCRSFIEQSPFITIATADLSNNFDVSPKGDPAGFVKILDEQTLAIPDRPGNRKADTLTNIIQNPHIGLIFLIPGIRETLRINGEAKIVTDQWVLEQLSCEGKLPSFAIIVTVKEAFMHCAKCMIRSNLWRNPDYTQEHSVPSLAKVLVDHGKLDISYEELDDRIKKDEKTNLY; encoded by the coding sequence ATGGAATGGACATTCGACAACATTATTACTACTGAAAAAGAACTCCGGGACATTATGGGATATCCCAACGAGATCGTTACCCGAAAAACAATCCAGTATATCGATGAGCATTGCCGGAGCTTTATTGAACAATCCCCTTTTATTACCATTGCCACCGCTGACCTGAGCAACAATTTTGATGTATCTCCCAAAGGAGATCCTGCAGGTTTTGTAAAAATATTGGACGAGCAAACACTGGCTATCCCAGACAGGCCAGGAAACCGTAAAGCAGATACCCTCACAAACATCATTCAAAATCCGCATATAGGTCTGATCTTTTTAATTCCGGGAATCAGGGAAACATTACGGATCAATGGAGAAGCCAAAATAGTCACAGACCAATGGGTGCTGGAACAGTTATCCTGTGAAGGTAAGCTACCCTCATTTGCCATCATTGTAACTGTCAAAGAAGCCTTCATGCATTGTGCCAAGTGTATGATCCGGTCGAACCTATGGAGAAATCCGGATTATACACAAGAGCATTCGGTCCCCTCACTGGCTAAGGTACTCGTTGACCATGGAAAGCTCGACATCTCCTACGAAGAACTGGATGATCGCATAAAAAAGGATGAGAAAACGAATTTGTATTAA
- a CDS encoding aminoglycoside phosphotransferase, translating to MIKLPNTIAPASHILAKLQEYQDEIDRLTTFTERSEKAKAVFGSRNKIGNTVFDAIKVKLSDMCSGARRCVYCEDSVGDEVEHIRPKDLYPGVCFSWTNYVYACGNCNGPKNNKFAVFRHSDGQFVEVNPPRGQQAAEPPAGDDALINPRIEDPFAYCMLDLISTFQFVITAPAGTPEHQKAEYTINTVLRLNEREFLRKSRRSAFENYKARLYQYVHKRNAGASAGKLQLMREGIQTEAHPTVWKEMQRYHRRGILRNVDPDLDDLFLAEPNALNW from the coding sequence ATGATAAAACTTCCTAATACGATAGCTCCTGCATCACATATACTTGCCAAACTGCAGGAGTATCAGGATGAGATTGATAGACTGACTACATTTACAGAAAGAAGTGAGAAAGCCAAAGCGGTCTTTGGTAGCCGGAATAAAATAGGAAACACCGTATTTGATGCCATCAAGGTAAAACTATCCGATATGTGTTCAGGTGCACGGCGTTGTGTCTATTGTGAAGATTCGGTAGGAGATGAGGTAGAGCACATTCGTCCTAAGGACTTATATCCGGGGGTATGCTTTAGCTGGACAAACTATGTCTATGCCTGTGGAAATTGCAATGGTCCTAAAAACAATAAGTTTGCTGTATTTCGTCACTCAGATGGGCAATTTGTAGAAGTAAATCCGCCACGTGGCCAACAGGCTGCAGAACCGCCTGCCGGGGATGATGCTCTTATTAACCCCCGCATAGAAGATCCCTTTGCCTATTGTATGCTGGATCTGATTTCTACTTTTCAGTTTGTCATCACCGCACCTGCTGGCACTCCCGAACACCAGAAGGCTGAATATACAATCAATACAGTGCTTAGGCTGAATGAACGTGAGTTTTTACGAAAATCCCGACGCAGCGCTTTCGAAAATTACAAAGCCCGGTTGTATCAGTATGTACATAAACGAAATGCCGGGGCCTCTGCCGGTAAGTTACAACTCATGCGGGAGGGAATTCAAACCGAGGCACATCCTACTGTATGGAAGGAAATGCAACGATACCACCGTCGGGGTATTCTGAGAAATGTAGACCCGGATCTGGACGATCTGTTTCTGGCTGAGCCAAATGCATTGAATTGGTAA